The DNA region CGCAGATCTACCATCGCTTCGGCCTGCCTGGGCACGAAGGGGTGGACATGCGAGCCTTGACCAACACCAACATCTATTCGGCCTTCGACGGCGTCGTGTATGAGGTCTTCAGGGATGCCAAGCACCACGCCTACGGGATCCATATTCGGGTGCGACACCGGGATGGTTTCAAGACGGTCTACGCCCACCTGGCTAAGCCTTTGGTGGGGGTCGGCGAGGAAGTCAAGGGCGGCCAACTGATTGGAAAGGCCGACTCAACCGGCGCCTCGACTGGCTCCCATCTGCACCTGACCCTCAAGCAGGACGGAGCGACTGCACGCGGGGAGACCCGCTATCCCAAGGACATCATCGATCCCACGCCGTATCTCGTATGGCCGGACGGGTATCGCCTGAAACAGGTGGAAGCGAAAGGCTGGCCGGCCGAGCGCTGCCTTGTGGGTGCGGTCGGACGGGTGGACGGGCTGCTGCGCCCCGTGGATCTTGATCTCGTGGCGCGGGCCAGGTTGGAAGCGCTGAGCCTCAGCCTGGCTGAACCCGAGGAGACAGTCCGGGCGCTTCGGCGCGTCAATCCTGGAATCCAGTTGATCATTTCGATCCCTTCTCCCGAGGGCGGAGATGGCCTGCAGGTCGCCGACTCGCTTTCCCGCTGCATGGGCGACATCGGCCGGCTGTTGCGGGAAGGCGTCCGGGACTTCGAGCTGGGGAGTGTTCCCAATCTACAGTCTGGCGGATGGAATCGGGCCTGGCGTGACGGGGGGGAGCTTGCCGCCTGGTGGCTCGAGACCGCCCGCGCGATTCGCGCCGAGCAGCCTGACGTGCGGCTCGGCTTTCCTGGGCTCGATCCTGGGGATCACCTGGAAGGCTGGCGGGCTGCGGCCTTGCCGTTCCTGGAGGAGGCGAGCGCGGCGGCAGAGCAAGCCGACTGGATCGGGGTTCATGCCTACTGGGACAGCCGGGAATCGATGCTCGCCGTCAGTGGCGGCCGCTGGTATGAGCAGGTCATCGACCGTTTTCCGGGCCAGCGTTTGTTGATCACGGCCTTCGCCAATCCCTCCGAGGATGTCCCCGCCCAGGTCAAGGCCAGGGAATACCTGGAGTTCCTGGAAATCGTCGGGGACGAGCCGGTGATCGGGGCGGCCCTGTGCAGCTGCCTCTCGGCCCGGAAGGGATTCGACTCGGTTGTCTGGAGGACCGAGTCCGGGGAGGACCGGGAGATCGCCGGTCCCATCGGCGACCGCCCACGCAATCGAGGCGGGCCGTCTAGCGCGTGACGCGGAAGC from Anaerolineales bacterium includes:
- a CDS encoding M23 family metallopeptidase, with translation MAEFQILLLPRQDYWEWVRASQGYVLAFGPNLTSDPATAGRYMAPRQVISFPDFPGAYAESQDMVAWYQKRYPGIRVDAISAATPGKLQRQFEKRIEAKDRYGQRLRPFFLLWATDYPVVTQPFGVNPQIYHRFGLPGHEGVDMRALTNTNIYSAFDGVVYEVFRDAKHHAYGIHIRVRHRDGFKTVYAHLAKPLVGVGEEVKGGQLIGKADSTGASTGSHLHLTLKQDGATARGETRYPKDIIDPTPYLVWPDGYRLKQVEAKGWPAERCLVGAVGRVDGLLRPVDLDLVARARLEALSLSLAEPEETVRALRRVNPGIQLIISIPSPEGGDGLQVADSLSRCMGDIGRLLREGVRDFELGSVPNLQSGGWNRAWRDGGELAAWWLETARAIRAEQPDVRLGFPGLDPGDHLEGWRAAALPFLEEASAAAEQADWIGVHAYWDSRESMLAVSGGRWYEQVIDRFPGQRLLITAFANPSEDVPAQVKAREYLEFLEIVGDEPVIGAALCSCLSARKGFDSVVWRTESGEDREIAGPIGDRPRNRGGPSSA